A window of Planctomycetota bacterium contains these coding sequences:
- a CDS encoding fasciclin domain-containing protein, whose translation MRTSVCSGLTAVALAFGVATAAEPVRQVALLQTADIVDTAVAAGTFKTLAAAAGAAGLVETLKSPGPFTVFAPTDEAFKKLPAGTVENLLKPENKEKLKEILLLHVVPGSVMAADVVKLKEAKTAGGKTIGIATEGGVTISTPSSKAKVVKTDIKAKNGVIHVIDTVILP comes from the coding sequence ATGCGTACGAGCGTGTGCAGCGGATTGACGGCGGTGGCGTTGGCATTCGGCGTGGCGACCGCCGCCGAACCGGTTCGCCAGGTGGCATTGCTCCAGACGGCCGACATCGTCGACACGGCGGTCGCCGCCGGGACGTTCAAGACGCTGGCCGCAGCTGCGGGTGCCGCCGGCCTGGTCGAGACCTTGAAGAGCCCTGGCCCGTTCACCGTCTTCGCCCCGACCGACGAGGCGTTCAAGAAGCTGCCCGCCGGCACGGTGGAAAACCTCCTCAAGCCCGAGAACAAGGAAAAGCTCAAGGAGATCCTGCTCCTGCACGTCGTCCCCGGCTCGGTGATGGCGGCTGACGTGGTCAAGCTCAAGGAGGCCAAGACGGCCGGTGGCAAGACGATCGGGATCGCGACCGAGGGTGGTGTGACGATCAGCACCCCGTCGTCGAAGGCCAAGGTCGTGAAGACCGACATCAAGGCCAAGAACGGCGTGATCCACGTCATCGACACCGTCATCCTGCCGTGA
- a CDS encoding thiolase domain-containing protein (Catalyzes the synthesis of acetoacetyl coenzyme A from two molecules of acetyl coenzyme A. It can also act as a thiolase, catalyzing the reverse reaction and generating two-carbon units from the four-carbon product of fatty acid oxidation), which produces MRDVYVVGVARTDFQRNLRKERKALADVIVEAGRGALADAGVAAADVGAGLVGNFAAGLFAGQLHLGALLLDIDPALVGIPTAHVEAACASGGLAVATAARGIAAGLHDVVLVVGAEQQKTMAPADGAEVLATAADKAVERPEYGDHMMPRMFASIADRYAARHGLADRTLALVAAKNHAHAALNPLAQTRGGGMSLERALAADDSNPRFAPPLKVSDCSQISDGAAALVLAAAPLAGRPAIRLRGLGQATDRLRLADKEVPEFPVARRAAEQAFRMAGIGPREIDCAEVHDCFSITEIVTYELLGWAEPGGATRLVETGATMLPQVRRELVGTAAPPWSLPVNTGGGLIGDGHPVGATGVRQVAEIFDQLVGRAGARQVEGARRALSFNLGGTFTTSVAMVWERARA; this is translated from the coding sequence ATGCGTGACGTGTACGTGGTCGGGGTGGCACGGACCGACTTCCAGCGCAACCTCCGCAAGGAGCGAAAGGCGCTGGCCGACGTGATCGTCGAGGCGGGGCGCGGGGCGCTGGCCGATGCCGGCGTGGCCGCCGCCGACGTCGGGGCGGGGCTCGTCGGCAACTTCGCCGCCGGCCTGTTCGCCGGCCAGCTCCACCTCGGCGCACTGCTCCTCGACATCGACCCGGCGCTGGTCGGCATCCCCACCGCCCATGTCGAGGCGGCCTGCGCGTCGGGCGGCTTGGCCGTGGCCACGGCGGCGCGGGGGATCGCCGCCGGCCTCCACGACGTGGTCCTCGTCGTCGGCGCCGAGCAGCAGAAGACGATGGCTCCCGCCGACGGCGCCGAGGTGCTGGCGACCGCGGCCGACAAGGCCGTCGAACGGCCGGAGTATGGCGACCACATGATGCCGCGGATGTTCGCCTCGATCGCCGACCGCTACGCCGCACGCCACGGCCTCGCTGACCGCACGCTGGCGCTGGTGGCGGCGAAGAACCACGCCCATGCCGCCCTCAACCCGCTCGCCCAGACGCGCGGCGGCGGAATGTCGCTCGAGCGCGCCCTGGCCGCCGACGACTCCAATCCGCGCTTCGCGCCACCGCTCAAGGTGTCGGACTGCTCGCAGATCAGCGACGGCGCCGCGGCGCTGGTCCTGGCGGCGGCGCCGCTGGCCGGCCGGCCGGCGATCCGCCTTCGCGGCCTCGGGCAGGCGACCGACAGGCTGCGCCTGGCAGACAAGGAGGTGCCGGAGTTTCCCGTCGCCCGCCGGGCGGCCGAGCAGGCCTTCCGGATGGCGGGGATCGGGCCGCGCGAGATCGACTGCGCCGAGGTCCACGACTGCTTTTCGATCACCGAGATCGTCACCTACGAGCTGCTCGGGTGGGCCGAGCCGGGTGGGGCGACGCGGTTGGTGGAGACGGGGGCGACGATGCTCCCGCAGGTGCGCCGCGAGCTGGTCGGGACGGCTGCGCCTCCGTGGTCGCTTCCGGTGAACACCGGCGGTGGGTTGATCGGCGACGGCCATCCCGTCGGAGCGACCGGGGTGAGGCAGGTGGCGGAGATCTTCGACCAGCTCGTCGGCCGGGCGGGAGCGCGGCAGGTCGAGGGAGCGCGGCGGGCGCTGTCGTTCAACCTCGGCGGGACGTTCACGACGAGCGTGGCGATGGTATGGGAGCGGGCGAGAGCGTGA
- a CDS encoding 3-oxoacyl-ACP reductase FabG, with protein sequence MTADTRVALVTGSSRGIGAGIVRALAADGIRCVVNYVADPEGRNRADAESLAAETGAALVCECDVADHAAVGAMMRSIVEAVGGLDIVVANAGILRDRTLRKMTADDFRQVIDVNLGGTFNVVQHATTLLRPGGRIVTIGSVAGFQGFFGQGNYAASKAGIVALTKVAAREFARQGTTVNCVAPGFIATEILADMPADVTEKFRASIPLGRLGAVDDVVNAVTFLCSPRSGYVTGQVIHVNGGFAM encoded by the coding sequence ATGACGGCCGACACACGGGTGGCGCTGGTGACGGGGAGCTCGCGCGGGATCGGGGCGGGGATCGTCCGCGCCCTGGCGGCCGACGGGATCCGCTGCGTGGTGAACTACGTCGCCGACCCCGAGGGGCGCAACCGCGCCGACGCCGAGTCGCTCGCCGCCGAGACCGGCGCCGCGCTTGTCTGCGAGTGCGACGTGGCCGACCATGCCGCGGTCGGCGCGATGATGCGCTCGATCGTGGAGGCGGTCGGCGGCCTCGACATCGTCGTCGCCAATGCCGGCATCCTCCGCGACCGGACGCTCCGCAAGATGACAGCCGACGACTTCCGCCAGGTGATCGACGTCAACCTCGGCGGCACGTTCAACGTCGTCCAGCACGCCACCACGCTCCTCCGCCCCGGCGGGCGGATCGTGACGATCGGCTCGGTGGCCGGCTTCCAGGGGTTTTTCGGCCAGGGCAACTACGCCGCCAGCAAGGCGGGGATCGTGGCGCTGACGAAAGTCGCGGCGCGCGAGTTCGCCCGCCAGGGGACCACGGTCAACTGCGTCGCCCCCGGATTCATCGCCACCGAGATCCTCGCCGACATGCCCGCCGACGTGACCGAGAAGTTCCGCGCCTCGATCCCGCTCGGCCGGCTCGGGGCGGTAGACGACGTCGTCAACGCCGTGACGTTCCTCTGCTCCCCCCGCTCCGGCTACGTGACCGGGCAGGTGATCCACGTCAACGGTGGGTTCGCCATGTGA